Proteins encoded by one window of Chromobacterium violaceum ATCC 12472:
- a CDS encoding dihydrofolate reductase family protein: MGKLRVACFALSADGFGAGPEQSLDHPLGIGGMALHQWAFATAAFQRLHGGGSGGETGVDNDFIERGFDNVGAWILGRNMFGPVRGPWPDREWKGWWGEEPPYRVPVFVLTHHARPALAMQGGTVFHFVTDGIQAALQRARQAAGGRDVRLGGGVDTVRQYLRAGLVDELHLAIAPVLLGAGEALFAGLDLPALGYQCAERVPGERACHLLLRRLDRPA; the protein is encoded by the coding sequence ATGGGCAAGCTGCGCGTAGCCTGTTTCGCGCTGTCGGCAGACGGTTTCGGCGCCGGACCGGAACAGAGCCTGGACCACCCGCTGGGCATCGGCGGCATGGCGCTGCATCAATGGGCGTTCGCCACCGCCGCCTTCCAGCGCCTGCACGGCGGCGGCAGCGGCGGCGAGACCGGAGTGGACAACGACTTCATCGAGCGCGGCTTCGACAATGTCGGCGCCTGGATACTGGGACGCAATATGTTCGGCCCGGTGCGCGGCCCATGGCCGGATCGGGAATGGAAGGGGTGGTGGGGCGAGGAGCCGCCCTACCGCGTCCCGGTGTTCGTGCTGACCCATCACGCCCGTCCCGCGCTCGCGATGCAGGGCGGCACCGTGTTCCATTTCGTCACCGACGGCATCCAGGCCGCGCTGCAACGGGCCCGGCAAGCGGCCGGCGGCCGGGACGTGCGGCTGGGCGGCGGCGTCGACACGGTGCGGCAATACCTGCGCGCCGGCCTGGTCGACGAATTGCACCTGGCCATCGCGCCCGTGCTGCTCGGCGCCGGCGAAGCGCTGTTCGCCGGGCTGGACCTGCCGGCGCTCGGCTACCAATGCGCGGAACGGGTCCCGGGCGAAAGAGCCTGCCATCTGCTGCTGCGCCGGCTCGACCGGCCGGCCTGA
- a CDS encoding amino acid permease → MSLMRKKSVQGMLAAAQTSRGLRKELSAFDLTMLGIGAIIGTGIFVLTGTGATIAGPGLVLSFVISAFACGFAAMCYAEFASMLPISGSTYTYAYATLGELIAWIIGWDLLLEYLLASSAVSVGWSGYFQSLLSGFGVTLPQALTAAAGSVPGKETLFNLPAFCIAMIITALLAFGIKESKRVNNIVVLIKVAVVVLFIAIGVWHVKPANWQPALPFGFSGVFHGAAIVFFSFIGFDAVTCAAEEVKNPAKDIPRGVIWSLVVCSILYVVVAAIMTGIVPYMNFAGVDHPVSLALQVAKLDWFAGFVDLGAILGMMTVILVMTYGQTRILFAMSRDGLLPKIFSEVNPKYGTPYKATWLIGTIIALLAGFVPLHTLAELVNIGTLAAFTLIALSVIVLRKREPDLPRKFVCPAVPTIPALAILCCGFLMTQLSLLTWTCFAAWLLIGLVVYFGYSRRNSLLHNPA, encoded by the coding sequence ATGAGTTTGATGCGCAAGAAGAGCGTGCAAGGCATGTTGGCCGCCGCTCAGACTTCGCGCGGGCTGCGAAAAGAGCTCTCCGCGTTCGACCTTACCATGCTGGGCATCGGCGCCATCATCGGCACCGGCATTTTCGTGCTCACCGGCACCGGCGCCACCATCGCCGGCCCCGGCCTGGTGCTTTCCTTCGTCATCAGCGCCTTCGCCTGCGGCTTCGCAGCGATGTGCTATGCCGAATTCGCTTCCATGCTGCCGATTTCCGGCTCCACTTACACCTACGCCTACGCCACGCTGGGCGAGCTGATCGCCTGGATCATCGGCTGGGACCTGCTGCTGGAATACCTGCTGGCCTCGTCCGCGGTGTCGGTCGGCTGGTCCGGCTACTTCCAGAGCCTGCTGTCCGGCTTCGGCGTCACGCTGCCGCAGGCGCTGACCGCCGCCGCCGGCTCGGTGCCGGGCAAGGAAACCTTGTTCAACCTGCCGGCCTTCTGCATCGCGATGATCATCACCGCGCTGCTGGCCTTCGGCATCAAGGAATCGAAGCGCGTCAACAACATCGTGGTGCTGATCAAGGTGGCGGTGGTGGTGCTGTTCATCGCCATCGGCGTGTGGCACGTCAAGCCGGCCAACTGGCAGCCGGCGCTGCCGTTCGGCTTCTCCGGCGTGTTCCACGGCGCCGCCATCGTGTTCTTCAGCTTCATCGGCTTCGACGCCGTCACCTGCGCGGCGGAAGAGGTGAAGAACCCGGCCAAGGACATCCCGCGCGGCGTGATCTGGTCGCTGGTGGTGTGCTCCATCCTGTACGTGGTGGTGGCAGCCATCATGACCGGCATCGTGCCCTACATGAACTTCGCCGGCGTCGACCACCCGGTGTCGCTGGCGCTGCAGGTGGCCAAGCTGGACTGGTTCGCCGGCTTCGTCGACCTGGGCGCCATCCTGGGCATGATGACCGTGATCCTGGTGATGACCTACGGCCAGACCCGCATCCTGTTCGCGATGAGCCGCGACGGCCTGCTGCCCAAGATCTTTTCCGAGGTGAACCCCAAGTACGGCACCCCGTACAAGGCCACCTGGCTGATCGGCACCATCATCGCGCTGCTGGCCGGCTTCGTGCCGCTGCACACGCTGGCCGAGCTGGTGAACATCGGCACCCTGGCCGCGTTCACGCTGATCGCGCTGTCGGTGATCGTGCTGCGCAAGCGCGAGCCGGACCTGCCGCGCAAGTTCGTCTGCCCGGCGGTGCCCACCATTCCGGCGCTGGCCATCCTGTGCTGCGGTTTCCTGATGACCCAGCTGTCGCTGCTGACCTGGACCTGCTTCGCCGCCTGGCTGTTGATCGGCCTGGTGGTGTACTTCGGCTACTCGCGGCGCAATTCGCTGCTGCACAATCCGGCCTGA
- a CDS encoding carbohydrate porin: MRTKTISWLCVLLPLGAGLPAWADETPAAAPAPQLSAEQLSGAVKKALDEMGFQFDGYLRSGFYASAGDNLPKGQYQLGGDLQHFRLGNEGDTYIEFGVGKKWTLGNGVSWGAYVMPTIYNGKTSASQVYGYISGLEFAPNLTLWAGQRYHRIQDIHILDNWLMQDGDNYGAGVDGISVGQARLNLSVSSSGSYANDNATPNNARRANFQLTGIETNPGGKLTLTGAAIGGDFAIGKPGAALGLLHNQKDFLAQGVNNSLFLQTSTGHASLSGQFYNLDSKGTAQAGARQSRVADVLDWQRGRFGGQAVLGWQSVAPDNAGKYRDATLGGRLSYGVAANVKLLTEIGLTRRNADDQPAQQLNKATLAVAFAPNTDFWTRPELRVYASHYNWNNAAAQANLSTFAAGGRTHANTFGVQIEAWW; this comes from the coding sequence ATGAGGACGAAGACGATAAGCTGGCTGTGCGTGCTGCTGCCGCTGGGGGCCGGCCTGCCGGCCTGGGCCGATGAGACGCCGGCCGCCGCGCCGGCGCCGCAGCTCAGCGCCGAGCAGTTGAGCGGCGCGGTGAAAAAGGCGCTGGACGAGATGGGCTTCCAGTTCGACGGCTATCTGCGCAGCGGCTTCTACGCCAGCGCCGGCGACAATCTGCCCAAGGGCCAGTACCAGCTGGGTGGCGATCTGCAGCACTTCCGCCTGGGCAACGAGGGCGACACCTATATCGAGTTCGGCGTCGGCAAGAAATGGACGCTGGGCAACGGCGTCAGCTGGGGCGCTTACGTGATGCCCACCATCTACAACGGCAAGACCAGCGCCTCGCAGGTCTACGGCTACATCAGCGGGCTGGAATTCGCGCCCAACCTGACGCTGTGGGCCGGCCAGCGCTACCACCGCATCCAGGACATCCACATCCTGGACAACTGGCTGATGCAGGACGGCGACAACTACGGCGCCGGCGTGGACGGCATCTCCGTCGGCCAGGCCAGGCTGAACCTGTCCGTCTCCTCGTCCGGCAGCTACGCCAACGACAACGCCACGCCCAACAACGCGCGCCGCGCCAACTTCCAGCTGACCGGCATAGAGACCAATCCCGGCGGCAAGCTGACGCTGACCGGCGCGGCGATAGGCGGCGACTTCGCCATCGGCAAGCCCGGCGCGGCGCTGGGCCTGTTGCACAATCAGAAGGACTTCCTGGCCCAGGGCGTCAACAACTCGCTGTTCCTGCAGACTTCCACCGGCCACGCGTCGCTGTCCGGCCAGTTCTACAACCTGGACAGCAAGGGCACGGCGCAGGCCGGCGCGCGGCAGAGCCGCGTCGCCGACGTGCTGGACTGGCAGCGCGGGCGCTTCGGCGGCCAGGCGGTGCTGGGCTGGCAGAGCGTGGCGCCGGACAACGCCGGCAAATACCGCGATGCCACCCTGGGCGGCAGGCTGTCCTACGGCGTGGCGGCCAACGTCAAGCTGCTGACCGAGATCGGCCTGACCCGGCGCAATGCCGACGATCAGCCGGCGCAGCAGCTGAACAAGGCGACGCTGGCGGTGGCGTTCGCGCCCAATACCGATTTCTGGACCCGGCCCGAGCTGCGGGTGTACGCCAGCCACTATAACTGGAACAACGCGGCGGCCCAGGCCAACCTGAGCACTTTCGCCGCCGGCGGCCGCACCCACGCCAACACCTTCGGCGTGCAAATAGAGGCGTGGTGGTAG
- the treC gene encoding alpha,alpha-phosphotrehalase, with protein sequence MSKDMKRAVVYQIYPKSFSSHRNQATGDLLGVVDRLDYLAWLGVDYLWLTPFYRSPQRDNGYDVSDYYSIDPAYGEMEDFELLLAEAKRRGIGVMLDIVVNHTSTEHAWFQEARKGRDNPYRDFYIWRDAPNNWQSKFGGSAWEWDEASGQYYLHLFDKTQADLNWENPAVRAEVYKMMRFWRDKGVAGFRLDVINLISKDPAFSEDDSDGRHFYTDGPRVHQHLQEMHREVFDGHDLLTVGEMSSTSLEHCIAYSRPDRRELSMTFNFHHLKVDYPDGEKWRPGAVDFIALKRILSDWQTGMHAGGGWNALFWCNHDQPRALSRFGDDGRWRTESAKMLATALHGLQGTPYIYQGEEIAMANPGFADIGQLRDVESLNAYRQLLAEGFTAADAMAVIRQRSRDNARTPMQWDDGPNAGFSAAEPWIGVAADAGSVNVATAIGDPNSTAHHYRRLIQLRKQYRVFADGDYRCLTPDHPSLWIYTRRCADEMLLAISHFGADDSHYALPAGAMPEGWTMELLLSNYPPQPPGRLRPWHSLLYRATPPAAT encoded by the coding sequence ATGTCTAAGGACATGAAACGGGCGGTGGTGTACCAGATCTACCCCAAGAGCTTCAGCAGCCATCGCAATCAGGCGACGGGGGATCTCCTGGGCGTGGTGGACCGGCTGGACTACCTGGCCTGGCTGGGCGTCGACTACCTGTGGCTGACGCCGTTCTACCGCTCGCCGCAGCGCGACAACGGCTACGACGTCAGCGACTACTACAGCATCGACCCGGCTTATGGCGAGATGGAAGACTTCGAATTGCTGCTGGCCGAGGCCAAGCGGCGCGGCATCGGCGTGATGCTGGACATCGTGGTCAACCACACCTCCACCGAGCACGCCTGGTTCCAGGAGGCTCGCAAGGGCAGGGACAATCCCTACCGCGACTTCTACATCTGGCGCGACGCGCCGAACAACTGGCAGTCCAAGTTCGGCGGCAGCGCCTGGGAGTGGGACGAGGCCAGCGGCCAGTACTACCTGCACCTGTTCGACAAGACCCAGGCCGACCTCAACTGGGAGAATCCGGCGGTGCGGGCCGAGGTGTACAAGATGATGCGCTTCTGGCGCGACAAGGGCGTGGCCGGCTTCCGCCTGGACGTGATCAACCTGATCTCCAAGGACCCGGCCTTCTCCGAGGACGACAGCGACGGCCGCCACTTCTACACCGACGGCCCGCGCGTGCACCAGCATCTGCAGGAGATGCACCGCGAGGTGTTCGACGGCCATGACTTGCTGACCGTGGGCGAGATGTCGTCCACCTCGTTGGAGCACTGCATCGCCTACAGCCGGCCGGACCGGCGCGAGCTGAGCATGACCTTCAATTTCCACCACCTGAAGGTGGATTACCCGGATGGCGAGAAATGGCGGCCGGGCGCGGTGGACTTCATCGCGCTCAAGCGCATCCTGTCCGACTGGCAAACCGGCATGCACGCCGGCGGCGGCTGGAACGCGCTGTTCTGGTGCAACCACGACCAGCCGCGCGCGCTGTCCCGCTTCGGCGACGACGGCCGCTGGCGGACCGAATCCGCCAAGATGCTGGCCACCGCGCTGCACGGCCTGCAGGGCACGCCTTATATCTACCAGGGCGAGGAGATCGCCATGGCCAATCCCGGTTTCGCCGACATCGGCCAGCTGCGCGACGTGGAAAGCCTGAACGCTTATCGCCAGTTGCTGGCCGAGGGCTTCACCGCTGCCGACGCGATGGCGGTGATCCGCCAGCGCTCGCGCGACAACGCCCGCACGCCGATGCAGTGGGACGACGGCCCGAACGCCGGCTTCAGCGCCGCCGAGCCCTGGATAGGCGTGGCGGCGGACGCCGGCAGCGTCAATGTCGCCACGGCCATCGGCGACCCCAACTCCACGGCACACCACTACCGTCGGCTGATCCAGCTGCGCAAGCAATACCGGGTGTTCGCCGACGGCGACTACCGCTGCCTGACGCCCGATCATCCCAGCCTGTGGATTTACACCCGCCGCTGCGCCGACGAAATGCTGCTGGCCATCAGCCACTTCGGCGCCGACGACAGCCATTACGCGCTGCCGGCCGGCGCGATGCCCGAGGGCTGGACGATGGAACTGCTGCTGTCCAACTACCCGCCGCAGCCCCCTGGCCGATTGCGGCCCTGGCATTCGCTGCTGTACCGGGCGACGCCGCCGGCCGCGACCTAA
- the treP gene encoding PTS system trehalose-specific EIIBC component, with protein MMSHDYQAIAARILENIGGAGNIRQAAHCLTRLRISLNDESKVNGDALRQVALVKGHFINAGVFQIVIGSGDVDRVYAEMVKQGGVARATIADVKASGDAKQNRLQQLVKVFSDVFMPILPAIVIAGLLMGANNLLGAKGMFIADKSLLDAYPGLSGLWGLINMMANTSFVFLPALVGWSAAKRFGGSEILGIVLGLLLVHPDLLNAWNYGKAAAGLDGASVPYFDLFGLHIEKVGYQGQILPILAAAWVMCRVELWLKPRVPNAVQLLVVPIVTIAVSGFLALAVIGPLARHLGIAVTDALVYVFNLAPWLGAALFGALYAPLVLTGMHHMFIAVDLQLISSQGGTFIWPMIALSNIAQGSAALAMFWLARNANDKNMASTSAVSAFFGITEPAMFGVNLRYKLPFYAALAGSACAAVLISLGHVKASAIGVGGLPAFISIIPQHIPLFLAGTLVALALPFGLTWLLARRQLAAAAQEEAAQNV; from the coding sequence ATGATGAGTCACGACTATCAGGCGATCGCCGCGCGGATACTGGAAAATATCGGCGGCGCTGGCAATATCCGCCAAGCTGCGCACTGCCTCACCCGGCTGCGCATCTCTTTGAACGACGAATCCAAGGTGAATGGGGACGCGCTGCGCCAGGTGGCGCTGGTGAAGGGCCACTTCATCAATGCCGGGGTATTTCAGATCGTCATCGGCTCCGGCGATGTGGACCGCGTCTACGCCGAGATGGTGAAGCAGGGCGGCGTGGCGCGCGCCACCATCGCCGACGTCAAGGCCAGCGGCGACGCCAAGCAGAACCGCTTGCAGCAGCTGGTCAAGGTGTTCTCCGACGTGTTCATGCCGATATTGCCGGCCATCGTCATCGCCGGCCTGCTGATGGGCGCCAACAATCTCTTGGGCGCCAAGGGCATGTTCATCGCGGACAAGAGCCTGCTGGACGCCTATCCGGGCCTGTCGGGCTTGTGGGGCCTGATCAATATGATGGCCAACACCTCCTTCGTGTTCCTGCCGGCGCTGGTGGGCTGGTCGGCGGCCAAACGCTTCGGCGGCAGCGAGATTCTCGGCATCGTGCTGGGCCTGCTGCTGGTGCATCCGGACTTGCTCAACGCCTGGAACTACGGCAAGGCGGCGGCCGGGCTGGACGGCGCCTCGGTGCCTTACTTTGATCTCTTTGGCCTGCATATCGAGAAGGTGGGCTATCAGGGCCAGATCCTGCCCATCCTGGCCGCGGCCTGGGTGATGTGCCGCGTTGAGCTGTGGCTGAAGCCCAGGGTGCCCAACGCGGTGCAGCTCTTGGTGGTGCCCATCGTCACCATCGCGGTCAGCGGCTTCCTGGCGCTGGCGGTGATCGGTCCGCTGGCCCGCCACCTGGGCATTGCTGTCACCGACGCGCTGGTTTACGTGTTCAACCTGGCGCCGTGGCTGGGCGCGGCCTTGTTCGGCGCGCTGTACGCGCCGCTGGTGCTGACCGGCATGCACCATATGTTCATCGCGGTGGACTTGCAGCTGATCTCCAGCCAGGGCGGCACCTTCATCTGGCCGATGATCGCGCTGTCCAATATCGCCCAGGGCAGCGCCGCGCTGGCGATGTTCTGGCTGGCCAGGAACGCCAACGACAAGAACATGGCGTCCACCTCGGCGGTGTCGGCCTTCTTCGGCATCACCGAGCCGGCGATGTTCGGCGTCAATCTGCGCTACAAGCTGCCGTTCTACGCGGCGCTGGCCGGCTCCGCCTGCGCGGCGGTGTTGATCAGCCTGGGCCACGTCAAGGCGTCGGCGATCGGCGTCGGCGGCCTGCCGGCCTTTATCTCCATCATTCCGCAGCACATCCCGCTGTTCCTGGCGGGCACCCTGGTGGCCTTGGCCCTGCCCTTCGGCCTGACCTGGCTGCTGGCGCGCCGCCAGCTGGCCGCTGCCGCTCAAGAGGAGGCCGCGCAAAATGTCTAA
- a CDS encoding AIPR family protein → MHRIIQSHLASFVTSFGLEADDEATQFEKFSSHCILSSFYAGEFDLDDVVTSTGDDGIDAVAVVIDEMVTTSAEDAAAPFQTARRNHDVDFVFIQAKRSEGFDLGEFLKFKEGILRFVNQTPYAATDEVLVEARATFELVVREVPKLRNGRPTLTARFVTTGQYQKPDALETALRDFVGQLTELGLFHSIDVKFVDRDELTKLWVGTYSGVEASLPLFSQAALPNIRGIDEAYLAVVKASDFVDNLLVTSEGGLRTHVFEENVRSFLGEDNTVNASIAATLASDSSSRFPVLNNGITIVCPDIKLQGTTLHLFNYQIVNGCQTSNVLFRHREALGDVMVNIKVVKTQHEDVFAELVRATNSQSKVEDAQFLSLKPIVRNVEHYFNSYDGAESRLYLERRDRQFVGMEVPAIRIFTLNNASRCVAAMWLNRPELASRYTKQMYNELKDQMFADTVKESVYYASCLTMYRFNLLVSNSTIPKNMKRFKWHMLTLARAAICGGGEIVPLNSRQAERSALRVIEVMGQHGAAATEVFARIVAVCQGLGDVTADRLKRQTVLQELLAGLGKPAVDAN, encoded by the coding sequence ATGCATCGAATCATTCAGTCCCACTTAGCAAGTTTTGTCACTAGCTTTGGACTTGAAGCTGACGATGAGGCAACTCAGTTCGAGAAATTTTCTTCTCATTGCATTCTCTCCAGTTTCTACGCTGGAGAATTCGATCTAGATGACGTGGTGACGTCTACGGGAGACGACGGCATTGACGCCGTTGCTGTTGTGATCGACGAAATGGTTACCACTTCCGCAGAGGACGCGGCAGCACCATTCCAAACTGCCCGCCGGAATCACGATGTCGACTTCGTATTCATTCAGGCCAAGCGAAGCGAGGGTTTCGATCTCGGTGAGTTTCTGAAGTTTAAAGAGGGCATCCTCCGCTTTGTAAATCAAACCCCTTACGCAGCGACAGATGAAGTTCTTGTCGAAGCTCGCGCCACTTTCGAACTCGTAGTGCGAGAAGTCCCAAAACTAAGAAACGGACGTCCGACACTGACTGCGAGGTTCGTTACTACGGGACAGTACCAAAAACCAGATGCGCTAGAAACTGCGCTCCGCGACTTCGTCGGACAACTGACCGAACTAGGACTGTTTCACAGTATCGATGTAAAGTTCGTAGATCGCGACGAACTCACTAAGTTGTGGGTTGGAACATATTCTGGTGTCGAAGCGAGCTTGCCACTGTTTAGCCAAGCCGCACTGCCGAATATCCGCGGGATCGACGAGGCATACCTAGCAGTGGTCAAAGCGAGCGACTTTGTCGACAATCTTCTCGTTACCTCTGAAGGGGGCCTTCGTACTCATGTTTTCGAGGAGAACGTTCGGTCGTTCCTTGGTGAAGACAACACAGTGAACGCATCGATTGCAGCGACACTAGCTTCTGACAGTTCGTCGCGCTTCCCGGTGCTAAACAACGGGATCACAATCGTTTGCCCTGACATCAAGCTCCAAGGCACAACCCTTCATCTATTCAATTATCAGATTGTTAATGGCTGCCAAACGTCAAACGTACTCTTTCGCCATCGCGAGGCACTTGGCGACGTAATGGTCAATATCAAAGTGGTAAAGACACAGCACGAGGACGTGTTCGCCGAACTTGTCCGAGCGACCAATAGCCAATCAAAGGTGGAGGACGCGCAGTTCCTCTCACTTAAGCCAATTGTCAGAAACGTCGAACACTACTTCAACTCGTACGATGGAGCAGAGAGCCGCCTGTACCTTGAGCGACGCGACAGACAGTTCGTTGGAATGGAAGTGCCGGCCATTCGCATCTTCACTTTGAACAACGCATCAAGGTGCGTCGCAGCAATGTGGCTGAACCGACCAGAACTCGCAAGTCGCTATACAAAGCAGATGTATAACGAATTGAAAGACCAAATGTTTGCTGACACAGTCAAGGAATCGGTCTACTACGCTTCCTGCTTGACTATGTATCGCTTCAACCTACTAGTGTCGAATAGTACGATACCGAAGAACATGAAGCGGTTCAAATGGCACATGCTCACCTTGGCTCGAGCCGCTATTTGCGGCGGCGGAGAGATAGTGCCCCTAAACTCTAGGCAAGCCGAGCGGTCAGCCCTGCGCGTCATAGAAGTCATGGGGCAACATGGAGCCGCAGCCACGGAAGTTTTTGCCCGTATCGTGGCAGTTTGCCAAGGCTTGGGGGACGTGACCGCTGACAGGCTAAAACGCCAAACCGTCCTACAAGAGTTGCTGGCGGGCCTTGGTAAACCAGCTGTCGATGCTAACTAG
- the treR gene encoding trehalose operon repressor, which produces MNKYHQIYSDIVADIDNRRYAQGERIPSESELMHHYDASRGTVRKAVDMLQERGYVQKIHGKGMFVLKPGNIEFQLSGIVSFQEMNERMGRKVVSRVAELAQLPADTALAQATGLAEGTAMVKIKRVRNIDGENVILDINHFVAGLVPGLNADIAAGSIYRYIEQDLGLTISYAQRIIEAQPCNDDDRRYLDLNGMDHVIVVKNLTHLYDGRLFEYTESRHRLDKFYFTDIARR; this is translated from the coding sequence GTGAACAAATACCATCAAATCTATTCCGACATCGTCGCCGACATCGACAACCGGCGCTACGCCCAGGGCGAGCGCATCCCGTCAGAATCCGAGCTGATGCACCACTACGACGCCAGCCGCGGCACCGTGCGCAAGGCGGTGGACATGCTGCAGGAACGGGGCTACGTGCAGAAAATCCACGGCAAGGGCATGTTCGTGCTCAAGCCGGGCAATATCGAATTCCAGCTCAGCGGCATCGTCAGCTTCCAGGAAATGAACGAGCGCATGGGGCGCAAGGTGGTGTCGCGGGTGGCGGAGCTGGCGCAGCTGCCGGCCGACACGGCGCTGGCCCAGGCCACCGGCCTGGCCGAGGGCACCGCCATGGTCAAGATCAAGCGGGTGCGCAATATCGACGGCGAGAACGTGATCCTGGACATCAACCACTTCGTCGCCGGCCTGGTGCCGGGCCTGAACGCGGACATCGCCGCCGGCTCCATCTACCGCTACATCGAGCAGGATCTGGGGCTGACCATCAGCTACGCCCAGCGCATCATCGAAGCCCAGCCCTGCAACGACGACGACCGCCGCTACCTGGACCTGAACGGCATGGACCACGTGATCGTGGTCAAGAACCTGACCCACCTCTACGACGGCAGGCTGTTCGAATACACCGAGTCGCGGCATCGATTGGACAAGTTCTATTTTACGGATATTGCGAGGCGGTAG
- a CDS encoding LysR family transcriptional regulator, translating to MSELKQLETFVAVVGLGSLSAAARQLGVVPAMVGRRLDALEERLGVRLLVRTTRSVAPTQEGEAFYEDCQRILADLTEAEAAVASGSGRARGHLRLSAPAGFGRRHVAPHVAAFQRLHPEVKVTLDLSDRLVDLQRDRIDCAIRISDLSDSGLVAIRLAENHRVVVASPAYLAAHGAPRALEDLQRHQCLSLGESQSRGWSFAVDGKPVNLKVSGALECNDGAVLHDWALQGLGLAWRSLWEVKDDLSEGRLATVLDDFSSPDYPVYAVVPQRKLLPARVRHFIEHLKAAYAAPGYWD from the coding sequence ATGAGCGAGCTGAAGCAGCTGGAGACCTTCGTCGCCGTGGTGGGGCTGGGCAGCTTGTCGGCCGCGGCGCGGCAGCTGGGCGTGGTGCCGGCCATGGTGGGGCGGCGCCTGGACGCGCTGGAGGAGCGGCTGGGGGTGCGCCTGTTGGTGCGCACCACCCGCAGCGTGGCGCCGACCCAGGAAGGTGAGGCTTTTTATGAAGATTGCCAGCGGATACTGGCCGATCTGACTGAGGCGGAGGCGGCGGTGGCGTCCGGCAGCGGCAGGGCGCGCGGCCATCTGCGCCTGTCGGCGCCGGCCGGCTTCGGCCGCCGCCATGTGGCGCCGCACGTCGCCGCCTTTCAGCGCCTGCATCCCGAGGTCAAGGTGACCCTGGACCTGTCAGACCGGCTGGTGGACCTGCAGCGCGACCGCATCGACTGCGCGATCCGCATCTCCGATCTGTCCGACTCCGGCCTGGTGGCGATCCGGCTGGCGGAAAACCATCGCGTGGTGGTGGCGTCCCCGGCCTATCTGGCCGCCCACGGCGCGCCGCGCGCGCTGGAGGATCTGCAGCGCCATCAGTGCCTGTCGCTGGGCGAGAGCCAGAGCCGCGGCTGGAGCTTTGCGGTCGACGGCAAGCCGGTGAACCTGAAGGTGTCGGGCGCGCTGGAGTGCAACGACGGCGCGGTGCTGCACGATTGGGCGCTGCAAGGCCTGGGCCTGGCCTGGCGCTCGCTGTGGGAGGTCAAGGACGATCTGTCCGAAGGCCGGCTGGCGACGGTGCTCGACGATTTCTCGTCGCCGGACTACCCGGTGTACGCGGTGGTGCCGCAGCGCAAGCTGCTGCCGGCCAGGGTGCGGCATTTCATCGAACATCTGAAAGCCGCCTACGCCGCGCCGGGCTATTGGGATTGA